The Paramormyrops kingsleyae isolate MSU_618 chromosome 11, PKINGS_0.4, whole genome shotgun sequence genome includes a window with the following:
- the hacd3 gene encoding very-long-chain (3R)-3-hydroxyacyl-CoA dehydratase, whose protein sequence is MQTLTPHVYWAQRHGEIYLRVELSDAQDLDISVHENTLHFRAQGHGAKGDNEYEFSLEFLESVEPQVTHRSTQRQVNITVRKQEHSWWDRLTLQERKPVFLAPDFDRWMEESDAEMELRAKEEKISKVSVESRSPKDPYLGLKRGYLFMYNLVQFLGFSWIFVNMTVRLFILGQDSLYDTFHTIADMMYFCQILAVVEVVNPALGIVRTGLMPPLIQLVGRNVILFVIFGSLEDMQNKAVVFFVFYLWSIIEIFRYPYYMLACISTEWTMLTWLRYSLWIPLYPMGVLAEAVAVIQSLPIFDETRLFSIPLPESLGSSLSFSYSLQIYLVLMFLGLFINFRHLFRQRKRRLRPKRRKLH, encoded by the exons ATGCAGACGCTCACCCCGCACGTTTACTGGGCTCAGCGGCACGGCGAAATTTACCTGCGCGTGGAGCTGAGCGACGCTCAG GACCTCGATATCAGCGTGCATGAGAACACCCTTCACTTCAGAG CCCAGGGTCATGGAGCGAAGGGAGACAATGAGTATGAGTTCAGTTTGGAGTTTCTGGAATCAGTGGAGCCCCAG GTGACTCACAGGTCCACTCAGCGTCAGGTGAACATCACAGTCAGGAAGCAGGAGCACTCGTGGTGGGACCGGCTAACGTTGCAGGAACGCAAGCCCGTCTTCTTGGCCCCTGACTTTGACCGCTGGATGGAGGAGTCCGACGCGGAGATGGAGCTCCGTGCCAAG GAGGAGAAAATCAGCAAAGTCTCTGTGGAGTCTCGGTCTCCCAAGGATC CCTACCTGGGCCTGAAAAGAGGCTACCTCTTCATGTACAACCTGGTGCAGTTCCTGGGCTTCTCTTGGATCTTCGTCAACATGACCGTGCGCCTCTTTATCCTGGGACAGG ATTCCCTCTATGACACCTTCCACACCATTGCTGATATGATGTACTTCTGCCAGATCCTGGCTGTGGTAGAGGTCGTCAATCCTGCCCTGGGTATCGTCAGAACGGGACTCATGCCACCGCTTATCCAG CTGGTGGGAAGGAACGTCATCCTGTTCGTCATCTTTGGGAGCCTGGAGGACATGCAGAACAAAGCGGTGGTCTTCTTCGTCTTCTACCTGTGGAGTATAATCGAGATCTTCAG GTACCCGTACTACATGCTGGCCTGCATCAGCACCGAGTGGACCATGCTCACCTGGCTCCGCTACTCTCTCTGGATCCCTCTGTACCCTATGGGGGTGCTGGCAGAAG CGGTGGCCGTCATCCAGTCGCTGCCCATCTTCGACGAGACCCGCCTCTTCAGCATCCCGCTTCCCGAAAGCTTGGGCAGCTCCCTGAGCTTCTCCTACTCGCTGCAGATCTACCTCGTGCTCATGTTCCTGG GTCTCTTCATCAACTTCCGGCACCTATTCAGGCAGCGAAAGCGCCGTTTACGCCCCAAGAGGAGGAAGCTGCACTGA